Proteins encoded by one window of Rutidosis leptorrhynchoides isolate AG116_Rl617_1_P2 chromosome 7, CSIRO_AGI_Rlap_v1, whole genome shotgun sequence:
- the LOC139860387 gene encoding uncharacterized protein, which yields MTKILEEKILTDGRGQPETIRNNLVPKKIEIFIWRALKKRLPTLVELDNRGIDLNSVRCPICDDDVETIEHSLIFCSYVMDIWSRVHKWWGLGNVSNLSVNEAFVGNCNSITSELGAKIWQAVEWTTGYLIWKNRNNKIFKNYSWNGTTALNEIQVLSFEWISRRIKGRKIEWLDWLSNPHVFLM from the coding sequence ATGACCAAAATATTGGAAGAAAAGATTTTGACCGATGGAAGAGGCCAACCGGAAACAATCCGCAACAACCTTGTCCCGAAAAAAATTGAAATCTTCATCTGGCGAGCGTTGAAAAAAAGACTTCCAACATTGGTAGAACTAGATAATCGAGGAATCGACTTAAATTCGGTTCGATGCCCGATATGCGATGATGATGTTGAAACAATCGAACACTCTCTTATTTTTTGCAGCTATGTTATGGATATTTGGTCGCGTGTGCACAAATGGTGGGGTTTAGGCAATGTATCCAACCTTAGCGTCAATGAAGCTTTCGTGGGAAATTGTAACTCTATCACTTCCGAGCTCGGAGCAAAAATATGGCAAGCGGTTGAGTGGACTACGGGTTACTTAATTTGGAAGAATCgcaataataaaatttttaaaaattactCGTGGAACGGCACTACGGCACTCAATGAAATCCAagttctaagttttgaatggatATCAAGAAGGATCAAGGGTAGAAAAATCGAATGGCTTGACTGGTTGTCAAATCCGCATGTGTTCTTGATGTGA